A single window of Sphaerodactylus townsendi isolate TG3544 linkage group LG05, MPM_Stown_v2.3, whole genome shotgun sequence DNA harbors:
- the LOC125433331 gene encoding complement factor H-like: protein MEKKIRKMTRADNIMILGDFNYPHISFVFLCFSIAEAKTCRRPNNILNGFIANRGTGPYFHGASVRYECAEGFAVVGTNPAKCLHGKWDLPSCADGCARPKLPKNTNPAPLKKRYNNNEVVTYSCGSSQHRSKCVNGNWSPKPDCRELCPPPPQPPNAIEIIEVKNYENGEKVRFTCKEHFMLEGPEEIVCEDGKWKTPPRCIDASCGNPPPIVNGGAVNGTQGKYLPGTKVEYHCDEGFGISGISFSTCRNRSWTPIPNCQENPCDSPPQIFDASLHELEKKSYHPGETVHYMCHPGFVATGPLNVTCRKGEWTEPPNCEDAACGDPPTVTYADIISGRRDIYRPDHQVQYRCRKGFEISGSDNVTCGIRVWSEPPTCKDVTCPPPSEIDHGEITGQLKERYMPYDTVHYRCETGWNLSGPLEVTCLKKKWTKLPRCVDAAGNCGRPPAIQNGDILDTIRAFYPRGTRLQYKCQNLYRMNGSSEVRCENGLWTEPPTCIEACTVSEEDMARNHIQLKWRSDAKLYSESGDMMEFTCNWGYRKDPLSPPFRVQCIEGRVVYPRCIHN from the exons ATGGAGAAGAAAATAAGGAAGATGACAAGAGCAGATAATATTATGATACTGGGAGACTTCAACTACCCTCACA tttcatttgtgtttttgtgtttttctatAGCAGAGGCAAAAACCTGTCGCCGACCTAATAATATTCTCAATGGATTTATAGCCAACAGAGGCACAGGTCCATATTTCCATGGTGCTTCAGTGAGATATGAATGTGCTGAAGGTTTTGCAGTTGTTGGGACCAATCCAGCCAAGTGTCTCCATGGGAAGTGGGACTTACCTTCATGTGCCG ATGGTTGTGCACGTCCAAAGCTACCTAAGAATACAAACCCTGCCCCTCTGAAAAAACGCTATAACAACAATGAAGTTGTAACCTACAGCTGTGGTTCCAGCCAGCATAGATCAAAATGTGTTAATGGAAACTGGTCACCCAAGCCAGATTGCAGAG AACTCTGCCCGCCTCCACCTCAGCCTCCAAATGCCATTGAAATAATTGAAGTGAAAAATTatgaaaatggagaaaaggtACGATTTACATGTAAGGAACATTTCATGCTTGAAGGGCCAGAAGAAATAGTGTGTGAAGATGGAAAGTGGAAAACCCCACCACGCTGTATTG ACGCGAGCTGTGGAAATCCCCCTCCAATTGTCAATGGTGGTGCAGTGAATGGTACTCAGGGAAAGTATCTACCTGGAACAAAAGTAGAATATCATTGCGATGAAGGTTTTGGCATTAGCGGAATAAGTTTTTCAACATGCAGAAATAGGAGCTGGACCCCAATACCAAATTGCCAAG AAAACCCATGTGACTCTCCCCCACAAATCTTTGATGCGTCACTTCATGAGCTAGAGAAAAAAAGCTATCATCCCGGAGAAACAGTGCATTATATGTGCCATCCCGGATTTGTTGCTACTGGGCCCCTCAATGTGACATGCAGAAAAGGAGAATGGACGGAACCTCCTAACTGTGAAG ATGCAGCCTGCGGAGATCCACCTACAGTTACCTATGCTGATATTATAAGTGGCAGAAGAGACATTTACAGGCCAGACCACCAAGTGCAGTATCGATGCCGTAAAGGATTTGAAATATCTGGATCAGACAATGTGACATGTGGAATTAGGGTATGGTCAGAGCCACCCACATGTAAAG ATGTCACATGTCCTCCCCCAAGTGAGATTGACCATGGTGAAATTACTGGGCAACTAAAGGAAAGGTACATGCCTTATGACACAGTACATTATCGGTGTGAAACAGGCTGGAATCTTTCTGGACCACTGGAAGTAACATGcttgaaaaagaaatggacaaaacTACCAAGATGCGTAG ATGCTGCCGGGAACTGTGGTCGACCTCCTGCTATTCAAAATGGAGATATCCTTGACACCATTAGGGCATTCTATCCACGGGGCACAAGATTACAATACAAATGCCAAAACCTGTATAGAATGAATGGATCTTCTGAAGTACGTTGTGAAAACGGTCTTTGGACAGAACCTCCAACATGCATAG AGGCTTGTACAGTGAGTGAAGAAGATATGGCACGTAACCATATACAATTGAAGTGGAGAAGTGATGCAAAATTATATTCAGAATCTGGAGATATGATGGAATTTACGTGTAACTGGGGCTATAGAAAGGATCCACTTTCCCCACCCTTCAGAGTACAATGCATAGAAGGCAGGGTGGTATATCCAAGATGTATTCAT